One window of Cupriavidus oxalaticus genomic DNA carries:
- the bcsQ gene encoding cellulose biosynthesis protein BcsQ, protein MKTVAIVSTVGGAGRTTVTAELATLLAWHGHPALAVECDPRGVLGFHFGLRAPAGAGLCNSARWNEAGQRSDDGVLFVPWGDPGSAAEQGRMAERMERDPHWLRGLLAQVDLPSNALALVDSAPWPSPHARQAIAAADLVLVLVPPQPQTCATLPPLRAALRESGAAVACAVTRLQPARQLHTDISVLLRATLDGELLPYEVHEDAAVPEAFARGESFCRSTPYSQAAHDLQGLASWVSGWSLLAVRGNAGPASVRDMGARQMAAEADRT, encoded by the coding sequence ATGAAGACCGTGGCCATCGTCTCGACCGTCGGCGGCGCGGGCCGCACCACCGTCACCGCCGAACTCGCCACGCTGCTGGCCTGGCACGGCCATCCGGCGCTGGCCGTCGAATGCGACCCGCGCGGGGTGCTTGGCTTCCACTTCGGCCTGCGCGCGCCGGCCGGCGCAGGGTTGTGCAACAGCGCCAGGTGGAATGAAGCGGGACAGCGCAGCGACGACGGCGTGCTGTTCGTGCCGTGGGGCGATCCCGGCAGCGCGGCCGAGCAAGGCCGCATGGCCGAGCGGATGGAGCGCGATCCGCACTGGCTGCGCGGCCTGCTGGCCCAGGTCGACCTGCCGAGCAATGCTTTGGCGCTGGTCGACAGCGCGCCGTGGCCGTCGCCGCATGCGCGCCAGGCCATTGCCGCGGCCGATCTCGTGCTGGTGCTGGTGCCGCCGCAGCCGCAGACCTGCGCCACGCTGCCGCCGCTGCGCGCGGCGCTGCGCGAGAGCGGCGCCGCCGTGGCCTGCGCGGTCACGCGGCTGCAGCCGGCGCGCCAGCTCCATACCGATATCTCGGTGCTGCTGCGCGCCACGCTGGACGGCGAGCTGCTGCCGTATGAAGTGCACGAGGACGCCGCCGTGCCCGAAGCCTTTGCCCGCGGCGAGAGCTTCTGCCGCAGCACGCCGTACTCGCAGGCGGCGCATGACCTGCAGGGGTTGGCCTCGTGGGTATCGGGCTGGAGCCTGCTGGCCGTGCGCGGCAACGCCGGACCCGCCAGCGTGCGCGACATGGGCGCCCGCCAGATGGCCGCCGAGGCCGACCGGACATGA